In Meiothermus ruber DSM 1279, the following proteins share a genomic window:
- a CDS encoding purine-nucleoside phosphorylase has translation MRSTYDQIQETINHIRAQTDFVPEVGIVLGSGLGPLGDEIEVVASFPYAELPNFPQSTAPGHEGKLILGRLEGKNVLAYKGRVHCYEGYTAAQVAFPVRVGYFLGAKTFFITSAAGGLNPNWHAGELMLHNDYINYAPLSPLTGPNDERLGPRFPVTFDAYDPELRALAHKVARAQDFHLREGVYVWWPGPQFASRAELKLLRTLGADAIGMSTVPEVIALRHLGARVLGLSTITDMAVPERDHHATEQEVLATAARSGALFRRFVRGILAAI, from the coding sequence ATGCGTTCGACCTACGACCAGATTCAAGAGACCATCAATCACATTCGCGCCCAGACCGATTTCGTGCCCGAGGTGGGCATTGTGCTGGGTTCGGGGCTGGGGCCGCTGGGCGACGAGATCGAGGTGGTGGCGAGTTTTCCGTATGCAGAGCTGCCCAACTTTCCCCAGTCCACCGCGCCGGGGCACGAGGGGAAGCTGATTCTGGGGCGGCTCGAGGGCAAAAACGTACTGGCCTACAAAGGCCGGGTGCACTGCTACGAGGGCTACACCGCAGCGCAGGTCGCGTTTCCCGTGCGGGTGGGCTACTTTTTGGGGGCAAAGACCTTTTTCATCACCTCGGCGGCCGGGGGGCTCAACCCCAACTGGCACGCGGGGGAGCTGATGCTGCACAACGACTACATCAACTACGCGCCCCTCTCACCCCTCACCGGCCCCAACGACGAGCGCCTGGGGCCGCGCTTCCCGGTGACCTTCGACGCCTACGACCCGGAGCTGCGGGCGCTGGCCCATAAGGTGGCTCGAGCCCAGGACTTCCACCTGCGCGAGGGCGTGTACGTCTGGTGGCCGGGGCCGCAGTTTGCCAGCCGGGCCGAACTCAAGCTGCTGCGCACCCTGGGAGCCGACGCCATCGGGATGTCCACCGTGCCGGAGGTGATTGCCTTGCGCCACCTGGGGGCCCGGGTGCTGGGCCTCTCCACCATTACCGACATGGCCGTGCCCGAGCGCGACCACCACGCCACCGAGCAGGAGGTGCTGGCTACCGCGGCCCGGAGCGGGGCGCTGTTCCGCCGGTTTGTGCGGGGGATTCTGGCGGCCATCTGA